A genome region from Cervus elaphus chromosome 18, mCerEla1.1, whole genome shotgun sequence includes the following:
- the LOC122674587 gene encoding nucleophosmin-like: MEDSMDMDMSPLRPQNYLFGCELKADRDYHFKVDNDENEHQLSLRTVSLGAGAKDELHIVEAEAMNYEGSPIKVTLATLKMSVQPTVSLGGFEIIPRVVLRLKCGSGPVHISGQHLVAVEEDAESEDEEEEDVKLLSISGKPSAPGIGSKVPQKKVKLAADEDDDDDEDDDDDDEDDDDDDDDFDEEVEEKASVKKSVQDTPAKNAQKSNQNGKDSKPSTPRSKGQESFKKQEKTPKTPKGPSSVEDIKAKMQASIEKGGSLPKVEAKFINYVKNCFRMTDQEAIQDLWQWRKSL, translated from the coding sequence atggaggattcaatggacatggacaTGAGCCCCTTGAGGCCCCAGAACTATCTTTTCGGTTGTGAACTAAAGGCTGACAGAGATTATCACTTCAAGGTGGATAATGATGAAAATGAGCACCAGTTATCTTTAAGAACGGTCAGTTTAGGGGCTGGAGCAAAGGATGAGTTACACATTGTTGAAGCAGAGGCGATGAATTATGAAGGCAGTCCAATTAAAGTAACACTGGCAACTTTGAAAATGTCTGTACAGCCAACGGTTTCTCTTGGGGGCTTTGAAATTATACCACGTGTGGTCTTACGGTTGAAGTGTGGTTCAGGGCCTGTGCATATCAGTGGACAGCACTTAGTAGCTGTGGAGGAAGATGCAGAGTcagaagatgaagaggaggaggatgtgAAACTCCTAAGTATATCTGGAAAGCCTTCTGCCCCTGGAATTGGTAGCAAGGTTCCCCAGAAAAAAGTAAAGCTTGCTGCTGATGAAGATGAcgatgatgatgaagatgacgatgatgatgatgaagacgatgatgatgatgatgacgattTTGATGAGGAAGTTGAAGAAAAAGCTTCAGTAAAGAAATCTGTACAAGATACTCCAGCCAAAAATGCACAAAAATcgaaccaaaatggaaaagactcAAAACCATCAACACCAAGATCAAAAGGTCAAGAATCCttcaaaaaacaggaaaaaacaccTAAAACACCGAAAGGACCTAGCTCTGTAGAAGACATTAAAGCAAAGATGCAAGCAAGTATAGAAAAAGGTGGTTCCCTTCCCAAAGTGGAAGCCAAGTTTATCAATTATGTGAAGAATTGTTTCCGGATGACTGACCAGGAGGCTATTCAAGATCTCTGGCAGTGGAGGAAGTCTCtttaa